TTCCAAGCGCCTTGACGACCGCCTCCTTTGCCGCGAACCGTCCGGCAATACTCGCTATAACCTGCGGTTTCTGCAGGCAGAGCGTAATTTCCTCTTCGGAAAGAAAGCGCTGGAGAAACTTCACCCCATAGCGGTTATATGCTTTTTCAATCCGGTCAAGATCAACAATGTCTACTCCAATCTCCATGGTTCTTATTCGTTCAGGCCAAAGCAATCGTCATTGAAAGATCAAGAGCCTTGACACTGTGCGTCAGCTCTCCTACAGAGATAAAGTCTACACCCGTTTCAGCAACTTCCAGAACATTGTGCAGGGTGATATTTCCTGAGGCTTCAAGAAGAGGAGTGAAACCGGAACTCTTCACAAAGAGGACAGCCTCTTTCAGCAGCTCGGGAGTAAAGTTATCGAGAAGGATAATATCCGGCAAACAGGGCAGAGCTTCCCGCAACTCCTCCATGGAACGAACCTCCGTTTCGATCTTCACCTCAAGCTTCCCCTCTTTGCGGTAAAGTTGGGCACGACGGATCGCATTGGCAATACCTCCGGAGGCATCAATATGGTTATCCTTGATGAGAATCATGTCGAACAGGCCAAAACGGTGGTTTTTTCCTCCGCCGATCCTGACCGCCTCTTTGTCGAAATAACGAAGTCCGGGAGCCGTTTTTCGGGTATCAAGAATTTCAGCCCCTGTATGGCGAATACAATCAACATAGAGCCGTGTTCTGGTTGCAATCCCCGACATGCGCTGCATGAAATTAAGCGCTGTACGTTCGCCAATGAGCAGCGGAGCGAGCTTTCCTTGCACCTCAAGAATCAAGTCACCGCGCTGAAGGGTTTCCCCATCATGGTGATGCAATACGACGGAGAGCTTATTGTCACAGGCAGCAAAAACCTGAACGGCAACATCGGCCCCTCCAAGGATACCATCCTCCTTGGCCCTGATAACGGCGCTTCCCCCCTGAGAAGGATCAATGGTAGCAAGGGTCGTCACATCCCCCTTGTAACGATCCTCCTCAAGAGCAAGCATAATGGCCCTTGCACGACACCCTTCATAAAACTCGTCACGAGCCCTGTTTTTCATGATTGCCATTCCCGAATACATTGAAAAAAAATCAAAACGCCATCCCAAGGTAGTGAATTTTATACTCTTTCGGGAAGATGACACCCCATCCCCCCACCTGATTCAACAATCAGCGCTCCCCTCTCCCGGTAATCGCTGAAGCAGACGAAGCTCTTCCAAAACAAAAAGCGAGAAATCCCCCTGGGTAGAGCGATAAAATGGCTTGTTGTAGAACGAGATAGAGAATTGCTATATTACCGTGCAGACGGTATGGGCAGGTATCGGCTTATGCAATATTATCGAAGCACTGCCCGGTTTCGAGTTTTTTTTTTGAAGAGAACCATGGATATTAAAAAAATAAAATTTAAAGCGCTCTTTCAGGATATCTCCTCACTTCAGGATATCTGGCAGTTCTCTACAGTAAATACCCATGATGTTGATTTTATCAAGTTCAGGCAGCGCTCCGAGTGGTTGCAGTATACCGGACTGGATGACAAGGATGGGCATGAGATTTTCGAAGGGGATTTGCTGGAATGGGACAAGATTATTCTGGAAGTTGTTTTTGAGGCTGGCAGTTTCAGAGTCCTGAATGAGGGCGACTCCGATATGCTTTTGTGGTTTTGTTTGCCCGATTGCAAGGTTATCGGCAATAAATACGAAAAAAAGGTCAAGCACTGAACAACAGCTCAGATACGCTTTTCAGAACCAATATCCAGCGATATTTCATTCACTCCGGGATTTTTATGACACCGTATGCTCACTCATGCGTCAGGCTGGTAAACATGGTTTTCTATGCCCATCACGGCGTTCTCAAGGAAGAGCACACCGTAGGAGGAAAATATGAAGTGGATGCGGCGCTCTCTTTCGACTTCACCGATGCAGCACAAAACGATGACATCACAAAAACCATCGATTACGGCGCAGTGTACAAAAAGATTCAGGAGGCCCTGACCCTCAGGAAGTTCTTTCTTATCGAGGCTGTCGCCTATGAAATAGCTCACGATCTCCTCCGGGATTTTCCTCTTCTTGAAAAAGTCGCCATCAATGTCCGCAAACGCAACCCGCCCGTTGATGGTATCTGCGATTATGCTGAAGCCGATTACGCCACATCCCGCTGCTGAAGTTATGCCTATGCACAAGGTCTTTATCGGGATAGGATCCAATATTGGAGAGCGCCTCCACCACCTTCAGGAGGCCGTTGACCGGATTGCCCTTCTTGCCGGAACAGAGGTGAGAGGCGTCTCAGCAATCTATATGACCGAACCAGTCGGCGAGAGCGAACAGAACCGCTTCTTTAACGGGGTAGTTGAACTTGAAACATCACTTGCACCCGAAGAGCTGCGCCGACAATGTAAAACAATTGAGCAGGAACTTGGAAGACCGGATGCCTATCCGCGCTGGAGCCCGAGAGTCATTGACCTCGACATTCTGCTCTACGACGACCTCTCTCTCCTCACCGAAACACTCACCATACCGCACCCCGAATTGCATTGTCGCAACTTTGTCCTTATCCCTCTGCTCGACCTTGCCAATCCCCTGCATCCCGCAATGCACAAGACCATTCTGCAGCTACTCTCCGGCTGCAGCGACCGCTCGGTATTGATAAAATTAAAAGAGGGAATCAGGATAAAAAAAAGACGGAATGCCCGGTAAAGCACTCCGTCTGTTCGTAATCACGATGATCCTGAAAAAGCCGGTCTGACCTTCTCAGTTGGCGAAGGTGATATTCAGGTTCCCTTCAGAAAAGTCAGCGCCCTCCGTCTTGCGTCCAACAAGGACATTGGGCAGAATAATGCTTTTGCGGAAATTATTGATGTCCACCAGCAGCTCATCACCCTTGATGTTCACATTAAGCTTCTTCACCTCAACGTTCGGCAGGTAAAGACTCAGGACATATTTGCCATCAACTTTCTCCAGCATCTGGGTTTTGTCATCAACGTAGAGAATTTCTGCTGGATTACGCTCACCAAACATCTCCTGACTCAACTGATAGAGCCTCTCCGTATTGATAATTTCTGCCGTAGACTGCTTCACCCTGAAAATCGGTACCGGATAGAAGCAATTTTCAATCACTTTTAGATATTTGCTCTGAATATCGATAAGGCTCTGCAGATAACTGTCCGTTGAACTTGAGGGAAGAATCTTGTTGACAACGGCGGCATCAAGCTTGTAACCGAAAAGATTAAGATAGGTCTGCACACGCAAGGCCTCCTTGATAACCATGTTCTCAGGATTAAGAACCACGCGGAAGGTGGTTATTGATTTATCCTGAAGCATGGCATGAAGCTCTTTCATATGCGAGTTCACCTCCGGCATAAGCTTGAAGATATTTTTCTTCGGCATAAACTTGTTGAGGAGTGGAGCCGCAAAACCGATGGCTTTTGAATGCCATCCGCCAATTTTATCGGCATACCATCCATACGATTCAGGCATTCCAAGCAAACGCATGGTCTCTCCTGTCGGGGCAGCATCAACAACCACCACATCATAATCACCTGACTTGGCAGCTTTCCAGATATAGCGCAAACTGATCATCTCCTCCATACCCGGCATGATTGCAAGCTCTTCGGCGACAACCTCATTGGCTCCATCATGCATTAAAATCGATGAGAAATAGGAATAGAGTTCAGTCCAGTTCTCCCTTATTTCGGCAAGAACATTCACCTCCATGGCAAAGAGATTCTTTTCAACCTCAACCGGCGTGGAAGAGAGTTCGGTACTCAATGCGTCGGCAAGGCTGTGAGCCACATCGGTACTCATAATCAAAACCCTCTGTCCTCTTCGTGCAATTGCGGTTGCAGACGACGCTGAAACGGTAGTCTTGCCTACCCCTCCTTTACCCAAGTAAAGAATAATTCTCATGTTGATAATAAAACTATTGAGTGAACTTGATCTTGACTGAACACTTTTTATCGATGAGTTGCGCCTTCATTATCGGCGTCATGGCCAGTATGGTGACCGTTACCTGATTCCTTTTTTCCCTGAGTATCATCATCAGAGTGCGATACCGGGGTGAGCCTTTCCGATGGTTGCGCATTGTCCGAATCCGACTTGATCCTGATTCTGGTTTTTGAAACACCCCCTGCTGTTCCTGGAGAATCATCCATACTCATCATGTTTTTCACAAGTGGAGGGACATCCTCATCAAGAGATTTGATGGTAATACTTTTGCGCTTCGGGGCAGCATCACCTTCATGATCACCAGCACTCCCTGCACCCACTCCCGATGCAGCAGAAACCCTCTTGCCCGATTCAGCGGAAAAGGGCTCACTGCTGAAACAATCATCGTTGGAGGTCGCACGATCATCACTTGTTATATGAATGCTCCTTTTTTTAAACGCAGGCTCTTCATCATCCCCACTATCACGTCGCTGATGTGGTGAGGCATCATGCATTCCCCCCTGAGGCGCTTTCGAGGTGGGGCGTTGTGTTCTCTTTTTCGATGAATCGCCAAAACTCGAAGAGAGGCGCAACAGCTTTCCAACCGATCCGATAACCCCATCATTTTTGACCGCAGTTTTAACAATATTGATAACAAAACGCTCTGCCTGTGGATTATCTGCAATACTGATGAGCAGTTCATTAAGCGCAGTCAACATACCGGGAACATGCTGCAGGTCATTTTTAACCTGGTCACGAATTTTGAACGGAGCATCACCAATCATCTCCTTGATCGAACCGGCAATTCTTTTCAGTGAAGCCGGATCCGTAGGAAGTATATTTTCAATGCCTTTAAACATTTCAGCCGGAGAAAATCCTTCCGGCGCTGCCCCGCCTGCCTGCGAACCCCCGGGCACCCCTCTGCCCTGCTTCTGCCCGCTTTCATCTGGATGGTAACCGATAGAAGCCTTGTATTGTTCAAGAAGATCCTGACCATAACCGATATGACTCTCCTGTCGGGAAGGATCAGGAGCATTCAGGCGAAGAGAGATAACCTGAGGCACACAGATACCCCTTACGTCCTGCAAAATATGAAGCGAAACGTCGTCAGGAAGAATTTTCCGGTAATCAAGGCCAAAACGCTCTTCGATAATGGATTCAACAACCGTATGAAGCCTGGTAATCAATTCAGCTTCCCTCAGTTCGACCATATCAAAAATAACATAGACCGGCTCCTTCTCCTCACGGCGAACCTTGAAATTCAGCGTCGCGAAATCATGATCCTTATTCCGACTGTTTACACTGACAGAACCAAGATTAAAGCGGTCGAGATAGTCTTTGTTCGAACCTCTCGCCCAGAAATAAACAGCCTTATCACTATAAATCAGGTAATCCTGAAAGGCAATATTACCAACACGCTCCTGATGTGATTCATAAAAAACCCCTTCAAAAAATGCAATCGGATTCTCACCGGCATGCATGAGCCCCTTCTGAAAAAACTCAGTTACATCACTCTGTTCGGTCTGCGCCGAGATATACAACGATATATTAGCCATTACCCATACCCGTTCACTTGATACTGATTAGCACACTGACCTTAAATCTATGAAAATTTTACAATAAACAGAAATAACCCGACAACGCGGAGAGCAACCTGATTTATGATCAAAACAAAAAAGGCAGTGAAAGCTTTAACCTTTTCACTGCCTGGGCAAAGAGCATAATCTCGTTATACTTACTCTGCGAACTTTGATTCAACAGCTTTCGAAGGAACAGCATAACCTGAAACTTCAGGTGAAGAACCACGAAGGCTGGTGCCTCCGCCTGTGCTGCCATAAGCATTGCGGTTGATTCTCATGGTGCCTTTGCCCAATGAATCAAACAACATTCCTACAGTTTCCCAATGCCCCTCAACCATTACTTCGAAAATACGCCCGGCTGCTGCCAGGATATCGGTAAAAACGCCACCACCACTCATAATTCCTCCTTGGAATTTAATTGTTGGAAAAATACCAAAACTTAAGTTTAGAACTCTTGTCCCAATTTAATAGTAATAAACAAAAAAACACAAAAAAAAGTTTTTTCTGCCCACTTCGTAACGAAGTACGTCAACAACGCAGATTACCCTATTTCCTCACCTGACCCTTCTGAAAGGAACCCGCAAAATTCTTGACAACTTCAGAAGCAGACACCCCCGCATCACCCACGGCCGTTGCTGCATTTGTGGTCGCATTTTCAACGGTTTCGACGGCATTGACATACAACTCGCTTGCTGTTCTTGATGCATCCTTAACGGTAATGGCAACCCGATCAATGGTCTCGCCGACAACTCCGCCGGTGCTGCCGATCAGATTCCCGATGCCCGAAGCGTCAATAACAGCGCCCACAGTACCGGTCACCGTATCAAAGACATTTCCGGCAAGATTCAAGCCACCAACAATAGCGCTCTCGCCAGTCAAAAGCACACTCTCAGCAAGAAACGTGAGGCGATCAGTAAACTCAAGTTCCTTAAAATCCTTACGCAGTTTCTGGTACGATTCCGACATAATCAATCTCCATGGAAGTGAGGCCGCGAAAACGGAGCCCCGGTTATGATTGAAAACAATACTAAATTATTCTGTCGGAATTTAAACATAAATATCGATCTAAACAAGTGTTCCCCATGAAGCATCTCTATCCCCTGTCATAAGCTTTCTGTTCTTTTTGCAGGCGGCTCTGCTCGTGACGATCAAGATCAAAGGGTATATGAAGCCATTTGTCCTTAAATACCGCATCGCCCGGTTCAAGCCCGGTCAGGCTGATCGGAAGGGTGATGATTTTACGCTGGTTGCCGATCTGTACAAACAACTCGTCGCCTGTTACCCATACATCAATATCGACAGGGTTGGCGAACATCAGCTTCAACTGTACCTCATAGACATTGCCGTTACGGACAAATTTGATCGGTGGTTCGTCATACATCATATCAGACGGATCGCTGTCGCCGTACATATCTTTGGCAAACATCTCCAGGGACTTCAGACCGACAATTTCCTGCTCGTACATCCTCAGTTTTTTCACCGGAAGGGGAGAAAAGCCCTCTTCAATCTCTCCGAGGTACTTCTGTTGAATCGCTTTCCAGTTCTCCAGATATCCACTGTCCTCTTTGGTATCAAGTAACCTGTTGACAAGAACCATATCCACCTTGAAACCGTAAAG
The DNA window shown above is from Pelodictyon phaeoclathratiforme BU-1 and carries:
- a CDS encoding holo-[acyl-carrier-protein] synthase, which produces MEIGVDIVDLDRIEKAYNRYGVKFLQRFLSEEEITLCLQKPQVIASIAGRFAAKEAVVKALGTGFSSGVHWKSFAILNDKQGRPFVQPADAGCFPACGAIKISIAHDRHAAIATALIEWV
- the nadC gene encoding carboxylating nicotinate-nucleotide diphosphorylase, whose protein sequence is MKNRARDEFYEGCRARAIMLALEEDRYKGDVTTLATIDPSQGGSAVIRAKEDGILGGADVAVQVFAACDNKLSVVLHHHDGETLQRGDLILEVQGKLAPLLIGERTALNFMQRMSGIATRTRLYVDCIRHTGAEILDTRKTAPGLRYFDKEAVRIGGGKNHRFGLFDMILIKDNHIDASGGIANAIRRAQLYRKEGKLEVKIETEVRSMEELREALPCLPDIILLDNFTPELLKEAVLFVKSSGFTPLLEASGNITLHNVLEVAETGVDFISVGELTHSVKALDLSMTIALA
- a CDS encoding YopX family protein, with protein sequence MDIKKIKFKALFQDISSLQDIWQFSTVNTHDVDFIKFRQRSEWLQYTGLDDKDGHEIFEGDLLEWDKIILEVVFEAGSFRVLNEGDSDMLLWFCLPDCKVIGNKYEKKVKH
- the folB gene encoding dihydroneopterin aldolase translates to MTPYAHSCVRLVNMVFYAHHGVLKEEHTVGGKYEVDAALSFDFTDAAQNDDITKTIDYGAVYKKIQEALTLRKFFLIEAVAYEIAHDLLRDFPLLEKVAINVRKRNPPVDGICDYAEADYATSRC
- the folK gene encoding 2-amino-4-hydroxy-6-hydroxymethyldihydropteridine diphosphokinase, which produces MPMHKVFIGIGSNIGERLHHLQEAVDRIALLAGTEVRGVSAIYMTEPVGESEQNRFFNGVVELETSLAPEELRRQCKTIEQELGRPDAYPRWSPRVIDLDILLYDDLSLLTETLTIPHPELHCRNFVLIPLLDLANPLHPAMHKTILQLLSGCSDRSVLIKLKEGIRIKKRRNAR
- a CDS encoding ArsA family ATPase produces the protein MRIILYLGKGGVGKTTVSASSATAIARRGQRVLIMSTDVAHSLADALSTELSSTPVEVEKNLFAMEVNVLAEIRENWTELYSYFSSILMHDGANEVVAEELAIMPGMEEMISLRYIWKAAKSGDYDVVVVDAAPTGETMRLLGMPESYGWYADKIGGWHSKAIGFAAPLLNKFMPKKNIFKLMPEVNSHMKELHAMLQDKSITTFRVVLNPENMVIKEALRVQTYLNLFGYKLDAAVVNKILPSSSTDSYLQSLIDIQSKYLKVIENCFYPVPIFRVKQSTAEIINTERLYQLSQEMFGERNPAEILYVDDKTQMLEKVDGKYVLSLYLPNVEVKKLNVNIKGDELLVDINNFRKSIILPNVLVGRKTEGADFSEGNLNITFAN
- a CDS encoding bacteriochlorophyll c-binding family protein — translated: MSGGGVFTDILAAAGRIFEVMVEGHWETVGMLFDSLGKGTMRINRNAYGSTGGGTSLRGSSPEVSGYAVPSKAVESKFAE
- a CDS encoding chlorosome protein C is translated as MSESYQKLRKDFKELEFTDRLTFLAESVLLTGESAIVGGLNLAGNVFDTVTGTVGAVIDASGIGNLIGSTGGVVGETIDRVAITVKDASRTASELYVNAVETVENATTNAATAVGDAGVSASEVVKNFAGSFQKGQVRK